The genome window ATTAAGTTGGAGGAGAAAATGATAAGAAAGGGCTTCCATTGCAAATTAACATTTGACCAATTGATAAACGGTTGGTAGAATAAATTAAAGTTTTCTTACGATTCTAATGGTTATCTAATTAAAGGGAGGAAAAAGTATGAGTTTTTGGAAAACAATCACCCGAAAAGAAGACCCACGCGTGTATGAAAATAAGGACGGCCACCTGGTGCGGTCTTTAAAGGTGCGGGACTTCTTAGCACTCGGGGTCGGAACGATTGTGTCCGCGTCCATCTTTACCCTTCCTGGTGAAGTGGCGGCGATGCATACCGGACCGGCGGTTGCCATCTCCTTCGTCGTGGCGGCGGTCGTGGCTGGCCTGGTGGCCTTTGCCTACGCTGAAATGGCGGCAGCGATGCCGTTTGCCGGGTCTGCCTATTCTTGGATCAACGTGGTTTTCGGTGAATTCTTTGGCTGGATTGCCGGTTGGGCCCTGCTGGCGGAGTACTTTATCGCCCTGGCCTTTGTCGGTGCCGGGCTGTCGGCCAACCTGCGGGCGCTCTTAGCTCCGGCGGGAATCAAGCTGCCGGCTGCCTTGTCCAACGCCTTTGGTACTGAGGGCGGGGTCGTCGATATTATCTCCGTGGTCGTGATTGCCATCGTGGCGATTTTGATTGCCAATGGGGCGTCGAAAGCGGCCCGGGTGGAAAACCTGCTGGTGGTCTTGAAGGTCTTCGCAATCCTGCTGTTTGTCGTTGTCGGCCTGACCGCTATCAAGTCCAGCAACTACGTCCCGTTTATTCCGAAATACCACGAAACTGCTAATGGTGCGTTCGGGGGCTGGCAGGGAATCTACGCCGGGGTCTCAATGATCTTCCTGTCCTACATCGGTTTTGACTCGATTGCGGCCAACTCGGCGGAGGCCATTAATCCGCAAAAGACGATGCCGCGGGGGATTCTTGGTTCCCTGTTGGTTGCTGTGGTCCTCTTCGTTTCGGTGGCGATGGTCCTGATGGGGGTCCTTCCTTATACTAAGTACGCTAATAGTGCGGAACCGGTTGGGTTGGCACTGCGGGCGGCTGGTCACGGTGGCGTGGCTGTTGTTGTTCAGTCGATCGCGGTTGTCGGGATGTTCACCGCCCTGATTGGGATGAGTTTAGCCGGGTCCCGGTTGATTTACTCATTCGGTCGTGACGGAATGTTGCCGAAGTGGCTGGGGAAGGTTGACAAGGATGGTCGACCGAACCGGGCACTGTGGACGCTGACGATTGTGGCGATTGTAATTGCGGCCTTCTTCCCATTTGCCTTCCTGTCCCAGTTAGTTTCTGCGGGGACGCTGATTGCCTTCATGTTCGTTTCGCTGGGAATCTATGCTCTGCGTAAGCGTGAAGGAAAGGACATTGCGGACCCATCATTCAAGATGCCGTTCTATCCGGTCATGCCGGCACTGGCCTTCTTGGCTTCCCTGCTGGTGTTCATGGGGTTAGACTACCAAGCAAAGCTCTACGCGGGAATTTGGTTCGTCCTTGGCCTGGTCATCTACTTTACTTACGGGATCCGCCACTCCTTCCTAGCCAAAAAGAAAGATAAATAATTGCTTAAAAGCCAGCTCGGATGGAGCTGGCTTTTATAGTGTTGCCGGTTGTTGTGCAGATCAATCTCAGTTATAATTTAAGTGCCGTCTTAGCTCAGATAGGTAGAGCACATCCATGGTAAGGGTGGTACGGCAGTTCAACTCTGCCAGACGGCTCTTAATTATTCGGTCAAACGTTGGTATATCGGCGTTTGGCTTTTTCTTTTGCATGATTTTCGCTGGGTAATAAACGCAACTTGCCACAGGGATGCGACATGGCAATTTTCACGTGTTGCAGATTTGAATCGCTGGAAGTCTAAATAAAATCCCACAGTAAGTTTTTCAGGTTTGCTGTGGGATTTCTTTTTAAGGAAAGCTATTTACCGGCCGCAGAATATTATCTCTGTTACAATGAAAGTTAACCGGGCGTGGCGCTAGTCTGTCTAAGCTCGCTAATGCTAATTTAACGGGCTTTTATACGGCAGCCACCCACCTAACATAAAATGCTGTTGAAAGGAGCGAGCTTGATGAAAGAAATTTTTACTGACCAGGAAAAGGTTCAAATTTTAGCCGACCTGGTTGCCATTAAATCGGTCAATGACCATGAACTGCAGGTTGCCAAATACTTGCAGCGCTTATTTGCTAAGTATGGGATAACGGCCAAGTTGCTACCGCTTGCTGCTAACCGGGCAGACCTGGTTGCGGAAATTGGAAGCGGGGCCCCAGTCCTGGGCGTGTCCGGTCACATGGACGTGGTGACCGCTGGCGAGTTGACCCAGTGGCATAGTGACCCGTTTACGCTCAAGGAACGGGATGGTCACCTTTACGGCCGCGGGGCAACAGATATGAAGTCGGGGCTAACGGCATTAGTGATTGCGATGATTACCATCCAGCAAAATCACCTGCTGAAGCGGGGGACCATCCGCTTGATGGCGACCGCGGGTGAAGAAGTTGGCGAGCAGGGTTCCCGCTATCTAAAGGACCAGGGCTACATGGATGATGTTGCGGCCCTGCTGATTGCCGAACCGACAGGCTACCGGATTGCAACGGCGCACAAGGGCTCGATGGACATCGAACTAACTTCGCATGGCATCGCGGCCCATAGCTCAATGCCGGAGCAGGGGTATAATGCCATCGACCCGTTGATGAAGCTGCTCGTCCAGGCTAACCAAACTTTCCGGAACACCGATAAGGTTAACACCGAGCTGGGCCGCCTGACCTTTAATACCACCGTCTTTAACGGTGGCGACCAGGTTAATTCCATTCCGGCTCAAGCAAGCGCTAAGGTCAACGTGCGTACGATCCCGGAATTCAATAATGACCTCGTAGCGGGCCGCTTGGAGAAAATGGTGGCTGTTGCTAACCGGGCGGGAGCAAAACTCAAGCTGGATATTTACATGTCCCAGCCGTCAATTCAGACAACCGGTGATTCGCGTTTTGTCCACCTGGCCCAACAAATTGGTAGTCAGTATGCCGGTCAAGCTGTGCCGACCTTTGCCCTCAACCCGGTAACGGACGCTTCTAACCTGGTAGTTGACAAGGGTCCCCAGTTTCCACTAGCGGTATTTGGGCCGGGCAATGACACGCCCCACCAAGTCAACGAGTACGCTGACCGCCAAATGTACCTGAACTTTATCAACTTGTACACTAAACTGTTTACTACTTACTTGGATTTCTCGGCTCAAGGCTAGGCTGGCTGTTTTTTCAGGCAAGGCAAATCAGTTGGGGAATCAGCTTGCTCGCCGTATTATAGTAATAGCTTATAAGGAGGCGGGCTTCTATGAAAAATTACGATTATATCATCCTGGGGACGGGCCCCGCGGGGTACAAACTGACCCAATTACTTGCTAAGACCGGGAAGTCGCTCTTAGCAGTCGAGGGTGGCCTATTTGGTGGTACCTGTCCCAACGTCGGCTGTGAACCAAAGATTTTCTTATCTGGCGCCGTTCATACAGCGTTGGCAAGCCAGCAACTTGTGGGTCGTGGAATTGCTCAGCCAGCACAGGTGGATTGGGACCAACTAATGACAGTTAAGAAGGCGCGCTTTGACTCCTGGCCAGCTGAGACGAAGGCGATTTACGAAAAAATGTGTGACGTGGCGGTCGGCTACGGGGAATTCGTGGACGCCCACACCATCCAGGTCAACGGCCACCAGTATCATGGTACCCACATTATTATTGCAACGGGCCACCGTCCGCATAGGTTGGACATTCCCGGTAAGGAATACCTTCATGATAGTACGGACGTCCTTTCATTGTCCCACCGGCCAGACCATGCCGTCTTCATCGGTGGTGGTTATGTTGCCATCGAGCTGGCTACTTTCCTAGCCGCGGCGGGGACCAAAGTTGACCTCCTCATTCGGTCCGACCGGATTCTGCGGGGCTTTTACGGCAAGTATGTCCAGGAGATGGTTGACCAGCTGACGGCCCGGGGGCTTACATTTCACTTCCAAACGACGGCTAGCGCGGTTGCCAAGACTGGCGAGCGGGTTACCGTCACCACTAACCACGGCGAACAGTTAACCACTGATTACGTGGTCGACGCCAGCGGCCGGGTACCAAATGTCGAAAAGCTACAGCTGGCGGCTGCCGGAATCAAGTATTCCCGGCGCGGGATTGATGTCGACGACCACCTGCAGACGAGCGTGGCGGGAGTTTATGCAATTGGTGATATTACCAGCCAACCCGTGCCAAAACTGACTACGGTCGCGGAGCTGGAAGCCGATTACCTGTACCGCCAGCTAGTAAAGGGCGACCAGGAGCCGCTCCGTTACCCGACAATTGGAACCGCGGCCTTTGCCTTTCCAGAAATTGCCCAGGCTGGTGTGAATCCGGAAGAAGCAGCGGATGATTCCCGTTATCAGGTGGTGGAACATGACTTGTCGTTCGGCAGTTTTTATGCCGGTTTGAATGAACAAGGTGCCAAGTTAACGGTGGTGTATGACCGGGACCAGCAACTGGTCGGCGCCAGCGAGATTGGCGCTACGGCAGCAGATGATATCAACAATTTAGTGCCAGTCATTGGCCTCCAACCAAGCAGCCGTGAGTGGCAACGGAAGGTACTGCCGGCTTATCCGGCCTTGGCGGATAAGGTTTTCGGATTATTGAAGCAATAGGGAATGGGACAGGTCATTCCAGCTCCGTCTTATCATTTTAAAAGTAGCTAAGAGGCTGGCGAGAAAACTTTGTTTTTTCACCAGCCTCTTGCTAGTTCTTATCTATTACAAAGATAAGGTGGTGGCGTAACCACAAGGCTATTTGCCCATGAACGCCAGCCAGCCTGGACCATGTCAACGAGCGTTTTAGGTTATATCCCTCATCGTTATGGCCGTTGCCCCAACCCACCTTCGAGGGTGAGGGTTTCACCCGTCATGTACTTAAAATCAGGGGACGCCAGCTGGACGCAGACCCGTCCGATTTCTTTTTCAGCATCACCGAAGTGACCGATTGGTGGAACGTGGACGTTGGCTTTGAAGGCGTCCGGGAAGGCTTCTTTGAATTGCTCCAACTTCGCGGTCCAAGCGAGCGGACAAACGACGTTCACGTTGACGTTATCCTTAGCCCATTCGGTGGCAGCGACCCGGCTCAAGCCCCGAATCCCTTCCTTTGCTGCCGCGTAAGCACTTTGCCCGTAGTTGCCGAAAAGCCCGGCACCAGAGGCAAAGTTGATTACGGAACCCTGGCTTTCCTTGAGCAGCGGATAACAGGCCTGCATGTAGTAGAAGGCAGCGTAGAGGCCGGAATAAATGGCGAGGTCGAATTGGTCGCTGGTGTGGTCAGCCAGGGTGACGCCGGAAGCCGAAGCCTGAGCATTGTTAATCAAGACATCCAGCTGACCAAATTCCTGTTTAATTTGGTCGACAACGTTTTGGACGACGGCCCGGTTATCGGCCTGGCGGTTAATGTCCGCTTGGATGGTGAGGACCTGAATGCCATATTGCTCTTCGAGTTCCTCCTTTGCCGCGGCTAGTTTGCTGGTATTACGCCCGGTAATTACCAGGTTCGCCCCTTCTTTGGCATAGGCAGTTGCAATCCCGTAACCGATTGAACCGCTTTTCCCGTTAGCGAGAACGGCGCGGCCCGCCCCGGTAATTAAAGCGACTTTTCCTTTTAAGAAGCTCATGTAAATCCCTCCTGCTAATTATTAATTCTTCAATAATGTTATTTTAGCATTTACGGAGACAAAGGTGGTAATTAACACTGCTGGTTTAATATTAAATTAATATGGGAGGAGATGGGAAATAGCGACAGTATTAAAATTACGTTGACTTTAAATTAAAATAAGATTAGAATCCTCTTAACATTAACAAGGAGGTCCTCTTCAATGGCATTAAAGTATACGGTTCTAGGTGCTGGCGCGATGGGCCTGCGTTTTGGGGTCTTATTACAGGAACTGGCTCACGCGCAGGTCGACTTTGTGGATAACTGGCAGCCGCAGGTGGATACGATCAAGCAGCAGGGCGGTGTTTACGTTTCCCGGGATCACGAGGGACGGCACCTGGTTCCCGTCAATATCTATTCCCCCGAAGAATA of Limosilactobacillus oris contains these proteins:
- a CDS encoding APC family permease, translated to MSFWKTITRKEDPRVYENKDGHLVRSLKVRDFLALGVGTIVSASIFTLPGEVAAMHTGPAVAISFVVAAVVAGLVAFAYAEMAAAMPFAGSAYSWINVVFGEFFGWIAGWALLAEYFIALAFVGAGLSANLRALLAPAGIKLPAALSNAFGTEGGVVDIISVVVIAIVAILIANGASKAARVENLLVVLKVFAILLFVVVGLTAIKSSNYVPFIPKYHETANGAFGGWQGIYAGVSMIFLSYIGFDSIAANSAEAINPQKTMPRGILGSLLVAVVLFVSVAMVLMGVLPYTKYANSAEPVGLALRAAGHGGVAVVVQSIAVVGMFTALIGMSLAGSRLIYSFGRDGMLPKWLGKVDKDGRPNRALWTLTIVAIVIAAFFPFAFLSQLVSAGTLIAFMFVSLGIYALRKREGKDIADPSFKMPFYPVMPALAFLASLLVFMGLDYQAKLYAGIWFVLGLVIYFTYGIRHSFLAKKKDK
- a CDS encoding ArgE/DapE family deacylase, producing the protein MKEIFTDQEKVQILADLVAIKSVNDHELQVAKYLQRLFAKYGITAKLLPLAANRADLVAEIGSGAPVLGVSGHMDVVTAGELTQWHSDPFTLKERDGHLYGRGATDMKSGLTALVIAMITIQQNHLLKRGTIRLMATAGEEVGEQGSRYLKDQGYMDDVAALLIAEPTGYRIATAHKGSMDIELTSHGIAAHSSMPEQGYNAIDPLMKLLVQANQTFRNTDKVNTELGRLTFNTTVFNGGDQVNSIPAQASAKVNVRTIPEFNNDLVAGRLEKMVAVANRAGAKLKLDIYMSQPSIQTTGDSRFVHLAQQIGSQYAGQAVPTFALNPVTDASNLVVDKGPQFPLAVFGPGNDTPHQVNEYADRQMYLNFINLYTKLFTTYLDFSAQG
- a CDS encoding dihydrolipoyl dehydrogenase family protein, with amino-acid sequence MKNYDYIILGTGPAGYKLTQLLAKTGKSLLAVEGGLFGGTCPNVGCEPKIFLSGAVHTALASQQLVGRGIAQPAQVDWDQLMTVKKARFDSWPAETKAIYEKMCDVAVGYGEFVDAHTIQVNGHQYHGTHIIIATGHRPHRLDIPGKEYLHDSTDVLSLSHRPDHAVFIGGGYVAIELATFLAAAGTKVDLLIRSDRILRGFYGKYVQEMVDQLTARGLTFHFQTTASAVAKTGERVTVTTNHGEQLTTDYVVDASGRVPNVEKLQLAAAGIKYSRRGIDVDDHLQTSVAGVYAIGDITSQPVPKLTTVAELEADYLYRQLVKGDQEPLRYPTIGTAAFAFPEIAQAGVNPEEAADDSRYQVVEHDLSFGSFYAGLNEQGAKLTVVYDRDQQLVGASEIGATAADDINNLVPVIGLQPSSREWQRKVLPAYPALADKVFGLLKQ
- a CDS encoding SDR family NAD(P)-dependent oxidoreductase — translated: MSFLKGKVALITGAGRAVLANGKSGSIGYGIATAYAKEGANLVITGRNTSKLAAAKEELEEQYGIQVLTIQADINRQADNRAVVQNVVDQIKQEFGQLDVLINNAQASASGVTLADHTSDQFDLAIYSGLYAAFYYMQACYPLLKESQGSVINFASGAGLFGNYGQSAYAAAKEGIRGLSRVAATEWAKDNVNVNVVCPLAWTAKLEQFKEAFPDAFKANVHVPPIGHFGDAEKEIGRVCVQLASPDFKYMTGETLTLEGGLGQRP